Genomic window (Phycisphaerae bacterium):
GGCCAAGGTGGTGGTGGCCGTGGTCTGGCCGGGCGCGGTGGCCATCTCCTCCCTGGCCGGCCCGTTCGATTTCCTCGGCCTCTTCAAGATTCCTCCCGATCGCCGGCCGCGGATCGCGCCGCCATCCGCTCGTCGCTCGGTTTTGGCCGCTGGAAGAGAGTTCATCAAAACGCTCCGGCACGAGACGTTCCGTGAGCAGGAACTCCTGCTTCGTGTGCAGTTGCTGCTCCTGGAGGTCTCCCGGCACTCGGATCAACCGGCAACCGCGCACCGGGACAGACGGCCGGAAGGCCTGGAGCGAATCCTGCCCGCACTCAAGCTTCTGGAGGACGGACGCGAGAAACTGGTCACTGTCGATCACGCCGCCCAGGCGTGCCACGTCAGCCGCTCGCTGTTCACCCACCTGTTCCGCGCCGCCATGGGCACGGGCTTCGCCGACTACGCCCGGCGGCGACGACTCGCCCAGGTCGCGGTCGAGCTTCGTTCCGGACGCACGAAGCTCTCAGCCCTGGCGCCGCGCTACGGCTACGTGGACGCCGCCCACCTGAGTCGGACATTTCGACGCTACTTCCACATGACCCCGCGCGACTACCGCGACCGGGCAGGATCGGAAAACCGGGCCGCCGCGATTGACACCCATCGTCAACGTCGATAGACTGACCAGCGAACCGGCAGGAGCGCAGATGAAGCTTTCAGTGGTCATACCCGTATACAACGAGGCCGGCACGGTCGAGGAAATCGTGCGCCGCGTCGAAGCGGTGGACCTGGAAAAGGAGATCGTTCTCGTCGACGACTGCTCGACCGACGGCACCCGCGGGATCCTGAGCCGGCTGGCGACCAATGAGCATGTCCGAGCGTTGTATCACGAAAGGAACCAGGGCAAGGGCGCAGCGTTGCGGACGGGCTTTGCCGCGGTGA
Coding sequences:
- a CDS encoding helix-turn-helix domain-containing protein, producing TAVGPGHSIRCAYYEHERRPVETWDVHAGLEIGVVLEGQMIRHWPGLTRRLGAGQLWLCDAMEAHGFSVPRGQAKVVVAVVWPGAVAISSLAGPFDFLGLFKIPPDRRPRIAPPSARRSVLAAGREFIKTLRHETFREQELLLRVQLLLLEVSRHSDQPATAHRDRRPEGLERILPALKLLEDGREKLVTVDHAAQACHVSRSLFTHLFRAAMGTGFADYARRRRLAQVAVELRSGRTKLSALAPRYGYVDAAHLSRTFRRYFHMTPRDYRDRAGSENRAAAIDTHRQRR